A stretch of Campylobacter volucris DNA encodes these proteins:
- a CDS encoding class I SAM-dependent methyltransferase: MLENTKKLFDLIKEKNPLHEKCLNGLNLSKQEYNDLEKLIIYYKNDLKINLEEQAQSYIVVLNDTLEETRYFIEFGKYRYSTLAEVEDKVYLNKDYMKKYMVGLAISSFIWNAHIEVRRYFADFIDEKKDIKNTYLEIGPGHGEFFTKALRSAKFKEYYGIDISPISCQMSKDMVENQVGKTEAKYEFICKDFTKCDFNNKADLVVMGEVLEHVEKPLEFMQNVKNLLNDNGEIFATIPINAPAIDHIYLFSHPDEVKDLLNKAGLKIKESKYFMANNYSLEKALKTKNAVVMAVVLQKA, from the coding sequence ATGCTAGAAAATACTAAAAAATTATTTGATTTAATAAAAGAAAAAAATCCTTTACATGAAAAATGTTTAAATGGATTAAATCTTTCAAAACAAGAATATAACGATTTAGAAAAATTAATTATATACTATAAAAATGATTTAAAAATAAACTTAGAAGAACAAGCACAAAGCTATATAGTTGTTTTAAATGACACTTTGGAAGAAACAAGATATTTTATTGAATTTGGCAAATACAGATATAGCACCTTAGCTGAAGTCGAAGATAAAGTTTATTTAAATAAAGATTATATGAAAAAATATATGGTAGGTTTAGCTATATCATCATTTATATGGAATGCCCATATAGAAGTTAGGAGATATTTTGCAGATTTTATAGATGAAAAAAAAGATATAAAAAATACCTATTTAGAAATAGGTCCAGGGCATGGGGAATTTTTTACAAAAGCTTTAAGAAGTGCTAAATTTAAAGAATACTATGGTATAGATATATCTCCTATTAGTTGTCAAATGAGTAAAGATATGGTAGAAAATCAAGTTGGAAAAACTGAGGCTAAATATGAATTTATATGTAAAGATTTTACAAAATGCGATTTTAATAATAAAGCTGATTTAGTTGTGATGGGTGAAGTCTTAGAACATGTAGAAAAACCTTTGGAATTTATGCAAAATGTAAAAAATTTATTAAATGATAATGGAGAAATTTTTGCAACTATACCTATAAATGCTCCTGCCATTGATCATATATACTTATTTTCTCATCCTGATGAAGTAAAAGATTTGTTAAACAAAGCAGGATTAAAAATAAAAGAAAGTAAATATTTTATGGCAAATAATTATTCTTTAGAAAAAGCTTTAAAGACTAAAAATGCCGTAGTTATGGCTGTGGTATTACAAAAGGCTTAA
- a CDS encoding class I SAM-dependent methyltransferase: MHAKYLNKITFSKEDEIEFNNLIAYYLKNNISLKEQCECYLTILNDTLEETKYFIEHGKYRYESFEQIKDKVYFNKAYMKKYMIGLALSSYIWIAHIKVRKYFEDYIKSINKKELYFEIGPGHGEFFTKAVKSLKFENYIGLDLSPTSCELTKNMVEYQVKTLINKCKFLCEDFFNFNFDKKADLIVMGEVLEHVEKPLEFLKRAKDLLSDDGEIFATIPINAPAIDHIYLFSHPDEIFNMAKKANLKIKNYECFMANDYSLEKALKFKNAITMAVVFKK; this comes from the coding sequence ATGCATGCAAAATATTTAAATAAAATTACATTTTCAAAAGAAGATGAAATAGAATTTAATAATTTAATAGCATATTATCTAAAAAATAATATAAGCTTAAAAGAGCAATGTGAGTGTTATTTGACTATATTAAATGATACATTAGAAGAAACAAAATATTTTATAGAACATGGCAAATATAGATATGAAAGTTTTGAGCAAATCAAAGATAAGGTATATTTTAATAAAGCTTATATGAAAAAATATATGATAGGCTTAGCTCTTTCATCTTATATATGGATAGCTCATATAAAGGTTAGAAAATATTTTGAAGATTATATAAAATCAATAAATAAAAAAGAACTTTATTTTGAAATAGGTCCAGGACATGGGGAATTTTTCACCAAGGCTGTAAAAAGTTTAAAATTTGAAAACTATATAGGCTTAGACTTATCTCCAACTAGCTGTGAACTTACAAAAAATATGGTCGAATATCAAGTGAAAACTCTTATAAATAAATGCAAATTTTTATGTGAGGATTTTTTTAATTTTAATTTTGACAAAAAAGCCGACTTAATAGTAATGGGAGAAGTTTTAGAGCATGTAGAAAAACCTTTAGAATTTTTAAAAAGAGCTAAAGATTTACTAAGTGATGATGGAGAAATTTTTGCAACTATACCTATAAATGCTCCTGCTATTGATCATATATACTTATTTTCTCATCCTGATGAAATTTTTAATATGGCAAAAAAAGCTAATTTAAAAATAAAAAATTACGAATGCTTTATGGCTAATGATTATTCTTTAGAAAAAGCTTTGAAATTTAAAAATGCTATAACTATGGCCGTGGTATTTAAAAAATGA